From Herbiconiux flava, one genomic window encodes:
- a CDS encoding glycoside hydrolase family 32 protein, with protein MTHATRARPRWHFTPGSGWMNDPLALTWHNGRYHLFFQYVPDRTTWAPECRWGHASSPDLISWTEHPVALEPGDGDDGIWSGSLAVDDEGRATIFYTAVSTPEFGVGRIRTATPADDDWLVWTKGEVVAEAPPLDLVAFRDPFVMRDGERWRMLVGTAIVGGDAAASSFVSDDLGSWSFDGLAASRSTTETDPVWTGALWECPQIFSIDGRDVMVTSVWQDDELHYVAYAVGAFADGRFTASSWGRLTYGDSYYAPSFFRDRDGRPCLISWMRGASDPDVGRSSALSVPHVLRLEGDTLVASPHPAVAEASASARTAIAVGEEWTASSADGTLTIRRELDSVVCTWQGAETVVPAGDGAVEVLVDGETVEVFTGVALFGVGAASPFAVR; from the coding sequence ATGACGCACGCGACGCGCGCCCGCCCCCGCTGGCACTTCACGCCCGGTTCCGGCTGGATGAACGACCCGCTCGCGCTCACCTGGCACAACGGCCGCTACCACCTGTTCTTCCAGTACGTGCCCGACCGCACGACGTGGGCTCCCGAGTGCCGCTGGGGTCACGCGAGCTCCCCCGACCTGATCTCGTGGACCGAGCATCCGGTCGCCCTCGAACCGGGTGACGGCGACGACGGCATCTGGTCGGGCTCCCTCGCGGTCGACGACGAGGGCCGCGCCACGATCTTCTACACCGCGGTCTCGACGCCCGAGTTCGGGGTGGGCCGTATCCGCACCGCGACCCCGGCCGACGACGACTGGCTCGTCTGGACCAAGGGAGAGGTGGTCGCCGAGGCGCCGCCGCTCGATCTCGTGGCCTTCCGCGACCCCTTCGTGATGCGCGACGGTGAGAGGTGGCGGATGCTCGTGGGCACCGCCATCGTGGGCGGAGACGCCGCGGCGAGCTCGTTCGTCTCCGACGACCTCGGTTCCTGGTCGTTCGACGGCCTGGCGGCATCGCGCAGCACGACCGAGACCGACCCGGTGTGGACGGGCGCACTGTGGGAGTGCCCGCAGATCTTCAGCATCGACGGCCGGGACGTGATGGTCACCTCGGTCTGGCAGGACGACGAACTGCACTACGTCGCCTACGCCGTGGGCGCGTTCGCCGACGGCCGCTTCACCGCGAGCAGCTGGGGACGCCTGACGTACGGTGACAGCTACTACGCACCCTCGTTCTTCCGCGACCGCGACGGCCGGCCCTGCCTGATCTCGTGGATGCGCGGCGCGAGCGACCCCGACGTCGGCCGCAGCAGCGCGCTCAGCGTGCCGCACGTGCTGCGGCTCGAGGGCGACACCCTCGTCGCGTCGCCGCACCCCGCGGTCGCGGAGGCCTCGGCCTCGGCGCGCACCGCGATCGCCGTCGGCGAGGAGTGGACGGCGTCGAGCGCCGACGGGACGCTCACCATCCGGCGCGAGCTCGACTCGGTGGTCTGCACCTGGCAGGGCGCGGAGACGGTGGTGCCGGCCGGCGACGGCGCGGTGGAGGTGTTGGTCGACGGCGAGACCGTCGAGGTGTTCACGGGGGTGGCGCTGTTCGGGGTGGGGGCGGCGTCGCCGTTCGCGGTGCGCTAG
- a CDS encoding aldo/keto reductase translates to MRYTTVGRSRLEVSQLCLGTMNIGRFADREQSFALLDAAVDVGINFVDTANSYGVQGERGLTETIIGEWFASSGRRDRIVLATKLYEDQGDWPNSGGLSALNIRRACEASLKRLGTDHIDVLQMHHVDRRAPWEEIWEAFSVLRDQGKILYVGSSNFAAWQLMAAQHAAHELGSFRLLSEQSVYNLTQRSIELEVVPALEHLGAGLLAWSPLAGGLLGAAPSETTVGEGRRSDPSFRERQAQQSEALESAAAAAAGFGLTLAQAAIGWLLAQPVLTAAIVGPRTADQLSQLATSLDGHDDRGALWAELDALFSGPGAAPEAYAW, encoded by the coding sequence ATGCGATACACGACCGTCGGCCGCAGTCGACTCGAAGTCTCCCAGCTCTGCCTGGGCACCATGAACATCGGCAGGTTCGCCGACCGCGAGCAGTCCTTCGCACTGCTGGATGCGGCCGTCGACGTGGGCATCAACTTCGTCGACACCGCCAACAGCTACGGAGTGCAGGGCGAGCGGGGCCTCACCGAGACGATCATCGGGGAATGGTTCGCCTCCTCGGGGCGCCGTGACCGGATCGTTCTTGCGACCAAGCTCTACGAGGACCAGGGTGACTGGCCGAATTCCGGCGGGCTGTCGGCGCTCAACATCCGCCGCGCCTGCGAGGCGTCGCTGAAGCGTCTCGGCACCGATCACATCGACGTGCTCCAGATGCACCACGTCGATCGCCGGGCCCCTTGGGAGGAGATCTGGGAGGCGTTCTCGGTGCTCCGCGACCAGGGCAAGATCCTCTACGTCGGATCGTCGAACTTCGCCGCCTGGCAGCTCATGGCTGCACAGCACGCCGCTCATGAGCTGGGATCGTTCAGGCTGCTCTCCGAGCAGTCGGTCTACAACCTGACCCAGCGCAGCATCGAGCTCGAGGTGGTGCCCGCCCTCGAGCACCTCGGGGCCGGGCTCCTGGCCTGGAGCCCGCTCGCCGGTGGTCTTCTGGGCGCTGCGCCGTCGGAGACGACCGTGGGGGAGGGGCGCCGGTCGGACCCGTCCTTCCGGGAGCGCCAAGCGCAGCAGTCCGAAGCGCTGGAGAGCGCTGCGGCTGCGGCTGCCGGCTTCGGCCTCACTCTGGCGCAGGCGGCGATCGGGTGGTTGCTGGCGCAGCCGGTGCTCACCGCCGCGATCGTCGGGCCGCGCACCGCCGATCAGCTCTCGCAGCTCGCGACCAGCCTCGACGGCCACGACGACCGTGGGGCTCTGTGGGCTGAGTTGGACGCGCTCTTCTCCGGGCCGGGAGCCGCCCCGGAGGCCTACGCCTGGTAG
- a CDS encoding LacI family DNA-binding transcriptional regulator: protein MRSRKGDQPGPKRPTLTDVAALAGVSMMTASRAMNGERYVSAAATEKVRAAAAELGFVPHQGARSLATNRTDSVALIAPMAGERFFNDPNIAPMIAGASSRLTELGSQLVVLIAGGSEQADRARDHVLARHVDGAIILSPQIIPDVMEKLLDANVPLAATGSLDERPGLDVVDVDIESAVARSVQRLLDEGCTAIGLIAGPLDDPRSQLQYAAYDRELPAAHPRTVARGDYSVRAGSTAAGELLGAGRVDGLVVCGDAMAVGAITTLQEQGRKVPEDVKVIGFDDSSLAETTVPPLTTTRVPFFDIGARMAELVWERVREPGRPGSRTVVDSTLIVRSSG, encoded by the coding sequence GTGCGCAGCAGGAAGGGCGATCAGCCGGGGCCGAAGCGGCCCACGCTGACGGATGTCGCAGCACTGGCCGGGGTGTCGATGATGACGGCGTCGCGGGCCATGAACGGTGAGCGCTACGTCAGCGCGGCCGCGACGGAGAAGGTGCGCGCGGCCGCGGCCGAACTCGGCTTCGTACCGCACCAGGGCGCCAGGAGCCTGGCGACCAATCGCACCGACAGCGTGGCCCTGATCGCTCCGATGGCCGGTGAGCGGTTCTTCAACGACCCGAACATCGCCCCGATGATCGCGGGGGCGAGCTCCCGCCTGACCGAGCTGGGATCTCAGCTGGTCGTGCTGATCGCCGGCGGTTCCGAGCAGGCCGACCGCGCGCGCGACCACGTCCTCGCTCGGCACGTCGACGGGGCGATCATCCTGTCGCCGCAGATCATCCCCGACGTGATGGAGAAGCTGCTCGACGCGAACGTCCCCTTGGCGGCGACCGGGTCGCTCGACGAGCGCCCGGGCCTCGACGTCGTCGACGTCGACATCGAATCGGCCGTGGCCAGATCGGTGCAGCGGCTGCTCGACGAAGGCTGCACCGCCATCGGCCTCATCGCCGGGCCACTCGACGACCCTCGCTCGCAGCTGCAGTACGCGGCCTACGACCGCGAGCTGCCGGCGGCGCATCCTCGCACCGTGGCCCGCGGCGACTACTCGGTTCGGGCCGGGAGCACGGCGGCCGGTGAGCTTCTGGGGGCCGGTCGCGTCGACGGACTGGTCGTCTGCGGCGATGCGATGGCGGTCGGAGCCATCACCACGCTGCAGGAGCAGGGGCGGAAAGTCCCCGAGGACGTGAAGGTCATCGGCTTCGACGACTCGTCGCTGGCCGAGACGACGGTGCCGCCCCTCACGACCACCCGGGTGCCGTTCTTCGACATCGGGGCGCGAATGGCCGAGCTCGTCTGGGAGAGGGTGCGCGAGCCGGGTCGGCCGGGCTCGCGCACCGTCGTGGATTCAACCCTGATCGTCCGGTCGTCGGGCTGA
- a CDS encoding ABC transporter substrate-binding protein: MSVLPARTGRTGRTGPAGRTRRTGRVVGAVAAALMVLPLAACAAGGSDAASGTSDEDRFGSPDNPITLTMWSWGGGDTAATEKAYEKLHPDVDVQITQFGGSGDVYTKLGVVLKAGDGAPDITAVELMNMPSFAAQGYLVDLADYGASADSYNPSAAAAASFDGSLYAIPTDTGPLVMYYNQALFDQLGIAAPTTWDEYRQAAETLKASGHFIADIDPGDASLSLGLLQQAGATPFSLEGDDAVTIDFTGKEASAVQDYWSSMITDGLIDTEPAWSQEWFNHFADGTYATWLTGAWGGSVLSGSIPQANGQWRVAPLPNWSADSVSDGVWGGSGSAVTTQSKHPAAAAAFAEWFSRDQYLDQLDNAANMPFPANQEVLDDPRYVDASSEFLGGQKPGQLYIDAAATVNTDFQFLPFQLYANSVFKDTVGQAIVGDGDLSAGFQDWQKKIAAYGTDQGFTVTSK; the protein is encoded by the coding sequence ATGTCCGTCCTTCCTGCCCGCACCGGCCGCACAGGCCGCACAGGCCCTGCCGGCCGCACCCGGCGCACCGGCCGTGTCGTCGGTGCCGTCGCCGCCGCCCTGATGGTCCTTCCCCTCGCGGCCTGCGCCGCCGGCGGTTCGGATGCCGCGTCCGGCACCAGTGACGAAGACCGCTTCGGCTCGCCCGACAACCCGATCACCCTCACGATGTGGTCGTGGGGCGGCGGAGACACCGCCGCCACGGAGAAGGCCTACGAGAAGCTGCACCCCGACGTCGACGTGCAGATCACCCAGTTCGGCGGCAGCGGCGACGTCTACACGAAGCTCGGTGTCGTGCTGAAGGCCGGAGACGGAGCGCCCGACATCACCGCGGTGGAGCTGATGAACATGCCGAGCTTCGCGGCCCAGGGCTACCTGGTCGACCTCGCCGACTACGGGGCCTCAGCCGATTCGTACAACCCCTCGGCCGCGGCCGCCGCATCGTTCGACGGCTCGCTCTACGCGATCCCCACCGACACCGGCCCGCTCGTCATGTACTACAACCAGGCGCTGTTCGATCAGCTCGGCATCGCCGCTCCGACCACCTGGGACGAGTACCGGCAGGCGGCCGAGACGCTGAAGGCCTCCGGCCACTTCATCGCCGACATCGACCCGGGCGACGCGAGCCTGTCACTCGGTCTGCTCCAGCAGGCCGGGGCCACCCCGTTCTCGCTCGAGGGCGACGACGCCGTCACGATCGACTTCACCGGGAAGGAGGCGAGCGCGGTGCAGGACTACTGGAGCTCGATGATCACCGACGGCCTGATCGACACCGAACCGGCGTGGTCGCAGGAATGGTTCAACCACTTCGCCGACGGAACCTACGCGACCTGGCTCACCGGAGCCTGGGGCGGATCGGTGCTGTCCGGGTCGATCCCGCAGGCGAACGGTCAGTGGCGGGTCGCCCCGCTGCCGAACTGGTCGGCCGATTCCGTCAGCGACGGCGTCTGGGGCGGCTCGGGAAGTGCGGTCACCACGCAGAGCAAGCACCCGGCGGCGGCAGCGGCCTTCGCCGAGTGGTTCTCCCGCGACCAGTACCTCGACCAGCTCGACAACGCCGCCAACATGCCCTTCCCGGCCAACCAGGAAGTGCTCGACGACCCCCGGTACGTCGACGCGTCGAGTGAGTTCCTCGGGGGCCAGAAGCCGGGTCAGCTGTACATCGATGCGGCCGCGACGGTCAACACCGACTTCCAGTTCCTTCCCTTCCAGCTCTACGCCAACAGCGTGTTCAAGGACACCGTCGGACAGGCGATCGTCGGCGACGGCGACCTGAGCGCCGGGTTCCAGGACTGGCAGAAGAAGATCGCCGCCTACGGCACCGACCAGGGCTTCACGGTCACCTCCAAGTAG
- a CDS encoding ABC transporter substrate-binding protein — protein MSRRVLAGAAGALALATAVVLSGCGAGGGAPAAGDDSITVLVEAGGHGELQPIADQFEKDTGTSVTFVELPYDGLYNRLNSEFSSGSLSFDVAALDSIWLPTFAEALTPLDDMMTDEVQSDLFPALVTEAQVDDSFVGMPAWTNSEILYYRTDLFEDPAQQQKFKAEYGYDLVPPTTWEQYADVAKFFTQDTDSDGQVDVYGTDVKGAVETEWLATLSQTGEKDMVVGDDGTVSLGDADSLAALDFYTSLLPYAPSGAAQLDWAGSQNLFNQGQLAMMRFWAHAYKQIPADSAVTGKVGVTTMVGGPGGVAGVPGAWYLSVPAGTSKQEKALEFVQYAYDHNELSVDTDLGLASRISVLEKYQDEPGYENYKPLVDTLNATATIPRPANPNWQEIVDSALIPMIQKAVVPGADNQQLLDDAKAQVESITE, from the coding sequence GTGTCCCGCCGGGTCCTGGCCGGAGCCGCCGGCGCCCTCGCCCTCGCCACCGCCGTCGTCCTGTCGGGCTGCGGTGCCGGAGGAGGAGCCCCCGCAGCGGGCGACGACTCGATCACCGTGCTCGTCGAGGCCGGTGGCCACGGCGAGCTGCAGCCCATCGCCGACCAGTTCGAGAAGGACACCGGCACGTCGGTCACCTTCGTCGAGCTGCCCTACGACGGCCTCTACAACCGCCTGAACAGCGAGTTCAGCTCGGGGTCGCTCTCGTTCGACGTCGCCGCCCTCGACTCGATCTGGCTGCCGACCTTCGCCGAGGCGCTGACGCCGCTGGATGACATGATGACCGACGAGGTGCAGTCCGACCTCTTCCCGGCGCTCGTCACCGAGGCGCAGGTCGACGACTCCTTCGTCGGGATGCCCGCCTGGACCAACTCCGAGATCCTCTACTACCGCACCGACCTCTTCGAGGACCCGGCCCAGCAGCAGAAGTTCAAGGCCGAGTACGGCTACGACCTGGTCCCACCCACCACCTGGGAGCAGTACGCCGACGTCGCGAAGTTCTTCACGCAGGACACCGACAGCGACGGTCAGGTCGACGTCTACGGCACCGACGTGAAGGGCGCGGTCGAGACCGAGTGGCTCGCCACCCTCTCGCAGACCGGCGAGAAGGACATGGTCGTGGGTGACGACGGCACCGTCTCGCTCGGCGACGCGGACAGCCTCGCCGCGCTCGACTTCTACACCAGCCTCCTGCCGTACGCCCCGTCGGGTGCCGCGCAGCTGGACTGGGCCGGATCGCAGAATCTCTTCAACCAAGGCCAGCTCGCGATGATGCGCTTCTGGGCGCACGCCTACAAGCAGATCCCCGCCGACTCGGCGGTCACCGGCAAGGTCGGCGTGACCACGATGGTGGGCGGCCCCGGCGGGGTCGCCGGCGTGCCCGGAGCCTGGTACCTCTCGGTGCCGGCCGGCACGAGCAAGCAGGAGAAGGCGCTCGAGTTCGTGCAGTACGCCTACGACCACAACGAGCTGTCCGTCGACACCGACCTCGGCCTCGCCTCGCGCATCTCGGTGCTCGAGAAGTACCAGGACGAGCCCGGCTACGAGAACTACAAGCCGCTGGTCGACACCCTGAACGCCACCGCGACGATCCCGCGGCCGGCGAACCCGAACTGGCAGGAGATCGTCGACTCGGCGCTCATCCCGATGATCCAGAAAGCCGTCGTGCCGGGCGCCGACAACCAGCAGCTCCTCGACGACGCCAAGGCGCAGGTGGAGTCCATCACCGAGTGA
- a CDS encoding carbohydrate ABC transporter permease — protein MKTATTKKSFLLTAVMTVALVYYLLPLVWLVINSTKSQGDLFSTPGLAFGNSFDLFANIDRLFAYEGGIYGSWLANTLLYAAAGALGSAILCSLGGYALAHFAFPGKKAAFAIIVGAVMVPGSVLALPIFLLCSQVGITNTALAVILPSLANPFALYLMAIFAAQSVPPELLEAARMDGAGELRIFFSIALRLIAPGLVTVTLFQITAAWNNYFLPLIVLNDSGLFPLGVGLAQLNARATQNDSALNAAGLYPTVLVGSLIAIIPLVLAFLLLQRFWRSGLAAGAVKL, from the coding sequence ATGAAGACCGCCACGACGAAGAAGTCCTTCCTCCTGACGGCCGTGATGACCGTCGCCCTGGTGTACTACCTCCTGCCCCTCGTCTGGCTCGTGATCAACTCGACGAAGAGTCAGGGCGACCTGTTCAGCACGCCCGGCCTGGCCTTCGGCAACTCGTTCGACCTGTTCGCGAACATCGACCGGCTGTTCGCCTACGAGGGCGGCATCTACGGGAGCTGGCTCGCCAACACCCTGTTGTACGCGGCGGCGGGGGCCCTCGGCTCGGCCATCCTGTGCTCGCTCGGCGGCTACGCGCTCGCCCACTTCGCCTTCCCGGGCAAGAAGGCGGCGTTCGCCATCATCGTCGGCGCCGTGATGGTGCCGGGGTCGGTGCTGGCGTTGCCGATCTTCTTGCTGTGCAGCCAGGTCGGCATCACGAACACGGCGCTGGCGGTCATCCTGCCCTCGCTCGCGAACCCGTTCGCGCTCTACCTGATGGCCATCTTCGCGGCGCAGTCGGTGCCGCCCGAGCTGCTCGAGGCAGCGCGGATGGACGGGGCGGGCGAGCTGCGCATATTCTTCTCGATCGCGCTGCGGCTGATCGCGCCGGGGCTGGTGACTGTGACGCTGTTCCAGATCACGGCGGCGTGGAACAACTACTTCCTCCCGCTGATCGTGCTGAACGACTCCGGCCTGTTCCCGCTCGGTGTCGGGCTGGCGCAGCTCAACGCTCGGGCCACCCAGAACGACAGCGCGCTGAATGCCGCTGGCCTGTACCCGACGGTGCTGGTCGGGTCGCTGATCGCCATCATCCCGCTCGTCCTCGCTTTCCTCCTCCTCCAGAGGTTCTGGCGCTCCGGCCTGGCCGCCGGCGCCGTGAAGCTCTGA
- a CDS encoding carbohydrate ABC transporter permease: protein MRLTDRRFAFLLMLPATAFLAVFVAWPLVQFVSDSFFEISKFAGGPRTFVGLDNYVEAFTSGDFGNAAWRTVVYTVIVVVFEFVLGLAVALMFTALGNSSRVFRTIFLYPLMIAPIVAGLLWRFLLIDNFGIVNQLLTDAHILSDPGQIQWLSDPNIALFSVAIPDIWLTTSFISLVLFAGLQNIPGDVIEAARLDGARYPTILFRIIIPLLRPVIAVALILRGIDAARAFDVILIQTNGGPQQSTETMSLLVYRTMVRFGDPGLASAMGTVYLVAMLAVSVAAILLIWRPGSENIR from the coding sequence GTGCGTCTCACCGATCGCCGGTTCGCCTTCCTCCTGATGCTGCCGGCCACCGCCTTCCTCGCCGTCTTCGTGGCGTGGCCGCTCGTGCAGTTCGTCTCGGACTCGTTCTTCGAGATCAGCAAGTTCGCCGGCGGCCCGCGCACCTTCGTCGGCCTCGACAACTACGTCGAGGCGTTCACCTCGGGCGACTTCGGCAACGCCGCCTGGCGCACCGTGGTCTACACCGTCATCGTGGTGGTCTTCGAGTTCGTGCTCGGCCTCGCCGTCGCGCTGATGTTCACAGCCCTCGGCAACTCCTCGCGGGTGTTCCGCACGATCTTCCTCTACCCGCTGATGATCGCCCCGATCGTCGCGGGCCTGCTCTGGCGCTTCCTGCTGATCGACAACTTCGGCATCGTCAACCAGCTTCTGACGGATGCCCACATCCTCAGCGACCCGGGCCAGATCCAGTGGCTGAGCGACCCGAACATCGCCCTGTTCTCGGTCGCGATCCCCGACATCTGGCTGACGACGTCGTTCATCTCGCTCGTGCTGTTCGCGGGCCTGCAGAACATCCCCGGCGACGTGATCGAGGCGGCGAGGCTCGACGGGGCGCGCTACCCGACGATCCTGTTCCGCATCATCATCCCGCTGCTGAGGCCCGTGATCGCGGTGGCCCTGATCCTCCGCGGCATCGACGCGGCCCGCGCCTTCGACGTCATCCTGATCCAGACCAACGGCGGCCCTCAGCAGAGCACCGAGACGATGTCGCTGCTCGTCTACCGCACCATGGTTCGGTTCGGCGACCCGGGCCTCGCGAGTGCCATGGGCACCGTCTACCTCGTGGCCATGCTCGCGGTCTCGGTCGCGGCCATCCTGCTCATCTGGCGACCCGGAAGTGAGAACATCCGATGA
- a CDS encoding carbohydrate ABC transporter permease: MHREKRRRAKLTGWWFFGPFALVFIATVIVPLAYALGLSGFQDKFIGGLQFTGLGNYVKVLTDPALVAGLGRVILFMAIQVPIILLLALLTSIAIDSGKLHFSGLFRIGIFIPYAIPTVVAALMWGYLYGDQFGLVGQFFTGLGLPAPDLLSKDLAIPSMANISIWQFTGYNMLIFYAGLQSIPRELYEAAAIDGAGEFRKAWSIKLPALMPSVLLALFFSVIGGIQLFTEPSILQVLAPTTISNDYTPALYMYNLAVKSGQFEYAAAVAVFMGLVTIAGVLIVQIVLARRSRKALA; encoded by the coding sequence ATGCACCGAGAGAAGCGCAGGCGCGCCAAGCTCACCGGCTGGTGGTTCTTCGGCCCCTTCGCGCTCGTCTTCATCGCCACGGTGATCGTGCCGCTGGCGTACGCGCTCGGGCTCAGCGGGTTCCAGGACAAGTTCATCGGCGGCCTGCAGTTCACCGGTCTCGGCAACTACGTGAAGGTGCTCACCGACCCGGCGCTGGTCGCCGGTCTGGGGCGGGTGATCCTGTTCATGGCGATCCAGGTGCCGATCATCCTGCTGCTGGCGCTGCTCACCTCGATCGCGATCGACAGCGGCAAGCTGCACTTCAGCGGCCTGTTCCGGATCGGGATCTTCATCCCGTACGCCATCCCGACCGTGGTCGCGGCCCTCATGTGGGGCTATCTCTACGGCGACCAGTTCGGGCTCGTCGGTCAGTTCTTCACGGGCCTCGGCCTTCCGGCACCCGACCTCCTCTCGAAGGACCTGGCGATCCCGTCGATGGCGAACATCTCGATCTGGCAGTTCACCGGGTACAACATGCTGATCTTCTACGCGGGGCTGCAGAGCATCCCGCGCGAGCTCTACGAGGCGGCGGCGATCGACGGGGCCGGCGAGTTCCGCAAGGCCTGGAGCATCAAGCTGCCGGCGCTGATGCCGTCGGTGCTGCTCGCCCTGTTCTTCTCGGTGATCGGGGGCATCCAGCTCTTCACCGAGCCGAGCATCCTGCAAGTGCTGGCGCCGACCACGATCAGCAACGACTACACGCCGGCCCTCTACATGTACAACCTCGCCGTGAAGAGCGGCCAGTTCGAGTACGCCGCGGCGGTGGCCGTGTTCATGGGGCTGGTCACCATCGCCGGCGTCCTCATCGTGCAGATCGTTCTGGCACGCCGAAGCAGGAAGGCCCTCGCATGA
- a CDS encoding carbohydrate ABC transporter permease has product MNGLETTRTSSRAILWVALVLLVVLYGFPFLYMLFTSFKTPLETIAVPPTVLPSSWTIENYASAIGRDGVVASFVNSVVTAVLSTAISLVLALPAAYAVTRFRTRFGRFFIVGALVMRMVPPIVIGVPMIGIFRSLGISDTSFALAIAHATISLPLSIWLMSSFFEAVPEELEEAAKIDGASRLGALWRVVLPVTAGGIAVTAIFAFLASWNEFLFALLLTATRSQTTPIVIANFQTQFGLDWGAMTALAVLYSVPVILLALVLQRHIVAGLTAGAVKG; this is encoded by the coding sequence ATGAACGGCCTCGAAACCACCCGAACGAGCTCCCGGGCCATCCTCTGGGTCGCCCTCGTGCTGCTCGTCGTGCTCTACGGCTTCCCCTTCCTCTACATGCTCTTCACCTCGTTCAAGACGCCGCTGGAGACCATCGCGGTACCCCCGACCGTGCTGCCCTCGAGCTGGACGATCGAGAACTACGCCTCGGCCATCGGCCGTGACGGAGTGGTCGCCTCGTTCGTGAACAGCGTCGTGACGGCCGTGCTCAGCACTGCCATCTCGCTGGTGCTGGCGCTGCCGGCGGCCTACGCCGTCACCCGCTTCCGCACCCGCTTCGGTCGCTTCTTCATCGTCGGGGCCCTCGTGATGCGCATGGTGCCGCCGATCGTGATCGGTGTGCCGATGATCGGCATCTTCCGCAGCCTCGGCATCTCCGACACCTCGTTCGCCCTGGCGATCGCCCACGCCACCATCTCGCTGCCGCTGTCGATCTGGCTGATGTCGAGCTTCTTCGAGGCCGTGCCCGAGGAGCTCGAGGAGGCGGCCAAGATCGACGGTGCGAGCCGGCTCGGCGCGCTCTGGCGGGTGGTGCTGCCGGTCACCGCGGGAGGGATCGCGGTCACCGCGATCTTCGCCTTCCTGGCGTCGTGGAACGAGTTCCTGTTCGCGCTGCTGCTCACCGCCACGCGCTCGCAGACGACACCCATCGTGATCGCGAACTTCCAGACCCAGTTCGGCCTCGACTGGGGCGCGATGACGGCACTCGCGGTGCTGTACTCGGTGCCGGTCATCCTGCTCGCCCTCGTGCTGCAGCGTCACATCGTCGCCGGACTGACCGCCGGGGCGGTGAAAGGGTGA
- a CDS encoding LacI family DNA-binding transcriptional regulator — MARKAVGIKDVAREAGVSVTTVSHILNDVEFARASDETRERVKSTAERLGYGANRIARSLRRQQSEMIGLLSEEIATTPHAGRIILGAQEAARKRGLTLVLINTSRDELDIQRDTDALLRQQVDGVLYATMYHREIDLPRSLRSVPTVLIDSTSQDGSVPSVVPDEEGGAYVAVNELIGHGHRRIGFVTNSDDVPATRGRLAGYRRALAEAEVEFDPRLVVAEQSETPGGYKAARSVLDRDRADRPTALFCYNDRMAMGAYRAAAELGLRIPADLSIVGFDNQELIAEGLYPALTTVALPHFEMGEWALGALAELMVGDADSAAKDSYQPAVLSCPLVRRDSVAAPRPAGGSAGD; from the coding sequence GTGGCACGCAAAGCGGTAGGCATCAAGGACGTGGCCCGCGAGGCGGGGGTCTCGGTGACCACGGTCTCGCACATCCTGAACGACGTGGAGTTCGCGCGCGCGAGCGACGAGACCCGCGAGCGGGTGAAGTCGACGGCCGAGCGCCTGGGCTACGGCGCGAACCGCATCGCGCGGAGCCTGCGCCGCCAGCAGTCCGAGATGATCGGGCTGCTGAGCGAGGAGATCGCCACCACGCCGCACGCCGGCCGGATCATCCTCGGTGCGCAGGAGGCGGCCCGGAAGCGCGGCCTCACCCTCGTGCTCATCAACACCAGCCGCGACGAGCTCGACATCCAGCGCGACACGGATGCCCTGCTGCGCCAGCAGGTCGACGGAGTGCTCTACGCCACGATGTACCACCGCGAGATCGACCTCCCCCGCTCGCTGCGGTCGGTTCCGACGGTGCTGATCGACTCGACCTCGCAGGACGGAAGCGTGCCGTCGGTCGTCCCCGACGAGGAGGGCGGAGCGTACGTCGCCGTGAACGAGCTGATCGGGCACGGCCACCGGCGCATCGGCTTCGTCACCAACTCCGACGACGTCCCGGCGACCCGCGGCCGACTCGCGGGCTACCGGCGTGCGCTGGCCGAGGCGGAGGTGGAGTTCGACCCGCGACTCGTGGTCGCCGAGCAGTCCGAGACCCCCGGCGGGTACAAGGCCGCCCGCTCGGTGCTCGACCGCGACCGCGCCGACCGGCCGACCGCCCTGTTCTGCTACAACGACCGGATGGCCATGGGTGCCTACCGGGCCGCGGCGGAGCTCGGGCTCCGCATCCCCGCCGACCTCTCGATCGTCGGCTTCGACAACCAGGAACTGATCGCCGAAGGTCTCTACCCGGCCCTCACCACCGTCGCTCTGCCGCACTTCGAGATGGGCGAGTGGGCCCTCGGCGCCCTGGCCGAGCTGATGGTGGGCGACGCCGACTCCGCCGCGAAGGACAGCTACCAGCCCGCGGTGCTCTCCTGCCCGCTGGTGCGGCGCGACTCGGTCGCGGCACCCCGCCCGGCCGGAGGATCCGCCGGTGACTGA